One part of the Truepera radiovictrix DSM 17093 genome encodes these proteins:
- a CDS encoding NADH-quinone oxidoreductase subunit C: MTLLQRTAESLRLRYGAKRNEFKGMVSVTVPKERLVDAVRTAKNAGFEMISDIFGIDYLTYPGHQGARFTVVYNLYSLTHNERLFIRVDLDDGEALPTITPLWRGANFMEREVYDMFGIPFEGHPDLRKLLTPEDLDGHPHRKDFPLGETPTLFNEGRFIDPAAFRAGMTGQASGLTGWRGGARKGVVSQSVAGTGLGGDGLKAEPERHGTTGETG, from the coding sequence GTGACGCTTCTGCAAAGGACTGCCGAATCGCTCCGCCTGCGCTACGGTGCGAAACGGAACGAGTTTAAGGGTATGGTCAGCGTCACCGTACCCAAAGAGCGCCTCGTCGACGCCGTGAGGACGGCGAAAAACGCCGGCTTCGAGATGATCTCGGACATCTTCGGTATCGACTACCTGACCTACCCCGGCCACCAGGGAGCGCGTTTTACGGTGGTCTACAACCTTTACAGCCTTACCCACAACGAACGCCTCTTTATCCGCGTCGACCTCGATGACGGCGAGGCGCTGCCGACGATCACCCCGCTGTGGCGCGGCGCCAACTTTATGGAGCGCGAGGTCTACGACATGTTCGGCATCCCCTTCGAGGGGCATCCGGATCTGCGCAAGCTGCTCACCCCCGAGGACTTAGACGGGCACCCGCACCGCAAGGACTTTCCGCTGGGCGAAACGCCGACCCTCTTTAACGAGGGGCGGTTTATCGACCCGGCAGCCTTTCGCGCGGGGATGACGGGGCAGGCTTCGGGGCTCACGGGGTGGCGCGGGGGTGCGCGCAAAGGGGTCGTCAGCCAGAGCGTCGCCGGTACAGGGCTCGGCGGCGACGGGCTCAAAGCGGAGCCCGAACGTCATGGCACCACAGGGGAGACGGGATGA
- a CDS encoding NADH-quinone oxidoreductase subunit A, translating to MMFLAAGLIGALALLVGGLIGPKKASEDKLAAYESGIASTSSARERFPVHFYLVAMLFIIFDIEAAFFYPLAVHFQVEPQFLFVQGLIFIAILAVGYIYVLRKGVLAWR from the coding sequence ATGATGTTTTTGGCCGCCGGCCTCATCGGCGCCCTGGCGCTTTTGGTCGGTGGGTTAATCGGTCCGAAAAAGGCGAGCGAAGACAAACTGGCGGCGTACGAGTCGGGGATCGCGAGCACCTCGAGCGCGCGCGAGCGCTTCCCCGTGCACTTCTATCTCGTCGCCATGCTCTTTATCATCTTCGATATCGAAGCGGCCTTTTTCTACCCGCTCGCGGTGCACTTTCAGGTCGAGCCGCAATTTTTGTTCGTGCAGGGCCTTATCTTTATCGCCATCCTCGCCGTCGGCTACATCTACGTGTTACGCAAGGGTGTGCTGGCGTGGCGTTAG
- a CDS encoding NuoB/complex I 20 kDa subunit family protein, producing MALKDLFEKDVQELENEGILFSTLSKLVAWGRSNSLWPATFGLACCAIEMMQSTNARHDLSRFGSEVFRASPRQADVMIVAGRLSKKMAPVMRRVYDQMPDPKWVISMGACASSGGMFNNYAIVQNVDSVVPVDVFVPGCPPRPEALVYAVMQLQKKVRGEAFDQRGVALPMVQGWTR from the coding sequence GTGGCGCTCAAAGACCTTTTTGAGAAAGACGTGCAGGAGCTTGAGAACGAGGGAATCTTGTTCTCGACGCTCTCGAAGCTCGTCGCTTGGGGGCGCTCGAACAGCCTCTGGCCGGCGACCTTTGGGCTCGCGTGCTGCGCGATCGAGATGATGCAGTCGACGAACGCCCGGCACGACCTCTCGCGCTTCGGCTCGGAGGTGTTCCGCGCTTCGCCGCGGCAGGCCGATGTCATGATCGTCGCGGGGCGGTTGTCGAAAAAGATGGCGCCGGTGATGCGCCGCGTGTACGACCAGATGCCCGACCCCAAGTGGGTGATCTCGATGGGCGCTTGCGCGTCGTCGGGGGGGATGTTTAACAACTACGCGATCGTCCAGAACGTCGACTCGGTGGTGCCGGTCGACGTCTTCGTACCGGGCTGCCCGCCGCGCCCGGAGGCGCTGGTGTACGCGGTGATGCAGCTGCAGAAGAAGGTGCGCGGCGAGGCGTTCGACCAACGGGGCGTCGCGCTACCGATGGTCCAGGGGTGGACGCGGTGA